One genomic region from Sphingobacterium multivorum encodes:
- a CDS encoding phytoene/squalene synthase family protein, producing MKKLFDELAYEVSKKTTEKYSTSFSLGILALKPSIRASIYAIYGYVRLADEIVDSFHGYDKQRLLARLYLETNCALEEGISLNPILQSFQETVHKYAIDIELIRQFLHSMEMDLNKVDYNSERYKEYIYGSAEVVGLMCLQVFTEGNRQRYEELKPYAMKLGSAFQKINFLRDLKDDYQVLGRTYFPNLDMAVFDNALKSQIEDEIHSEFKEALLGIKKLPASAKFGVYLAYKYYLSLFAKIRKKSSKEILESRIRIPNAQKAYVAFKSYLRYKAAYL from the coding sequence ATGAAAAAGCTATTTGATGAACTCGCTTATGAAGTAAGCAAAAAAACAACTGAAAAGTATAGTACAAGTTTCTCGCTTGGTATATTGGCCCTCAAGCCAAGCATTAGGGCTAGTATTTATGCAATCTATGGCTACGTAAGGTTGGCTGATGAAATAGTCGATAGTTTTCATGGTTATGATAAGCAGCGACTTTTGGCGCGGTTGTACCTCGAGACTAACTGTGCTTTAGAGGAAGGTATCTCATTAAATCCGATATTACAGTCTTTTCAGGAGACGGTGCATAAGTATGCTATCGACATCGAGCTGATCCGACAATTTTTGCATAGCATGGAAATGGATCTGAATAAAGTCGACTATAATTCCGAACGTTATAAAGAATATATTTATGGTTCGGCTGAAGTGGTGGGGCTGATGTGTTTACAGGTTTTTACAGAAGGTAATAGACAGCGCTATGAGGAGTTAAAACCTTACGCCATGAAACTGGGTTCTGCATTTCAAAAAATAAACTTCTTGCGTGACCTCAAGGACGATTATCAGGTGCTTGGACGTACCTATTTTCCAAACCTGGATATGGCGGTGTTTGACAATGCACTCAAAAGCCAGATTGAGGATGAGATACACAGCGAATTTAAGGAAGCGCTTTTGGGAATCAAAAAATTGCCTGCATCGGCAAAATTTGGCGTTTATCTGGCTTATAAATATTATCTTTCACTATTTGCGAAGATTCGGAAAAAATCCTCCAAAGAAATTTTGGAAAGCAGGATTAGGATACCTAATGCACAAAAAGCCTACGTTGCTTTTAAAAGTTATCTACGTTACAAAGCTGCTTACTTATAA
- a CDS encoding lycopene cyclase domain-containing protein, with product MMQYTYSLILFFTVIICFVASFDKRLRFDREFIPFLKASALVAVFFIAWDVWFTSKGVWWFDTRYTLGLAIAGLPLEEWLFFIFIPFSCIFTYFCIDKFFRLQSLSAFNNIVVFVSVIICAVVALRYADRIYTVVTAAVTMVTLVLFHFVFRIQWITQASLVFTLLMLGFLPVNGILTGTGLESPIVNYNPMEFMGIRVLTIPVEDAVYGYTQFLWVLYFFKKFQSMPLKSNL from the coding sequence ATGATGCAATATACTTATTCGCTTATCTTATTTTTTACGGTCATAATCTGTTTTGTCGCATCCTTCGACAAGCGGCTTCGATTCGATCGTGAGTTCATCCCATTTTTAAAGGCATCAGCGCTTGTTGCTGTATTTTTTATAGCTTGGGATGTTTGGTTTACCAGTAAGGGAGTGTGGTGGTTTGACACAAGATATACCTTGGGACTGGCTATAGCAGGATTGCCATTGGAAGAATGGTTATTCTTTATCTTCATCCCTTTTTCATGTATTTTTACCTATTTCTGCATCGATAAATTTTTTAGATTACAATCGCTATCGGCCTTCAATAATATTGTTGTCTTTGTAAGTGTCATTATATGTGCTGTTGTTGCTCTTCGATATGCTGACAGAATCTATACCGTAGTTACCGCTGCTGTGACTATGGTGACATTGGTGCTTTTTCACTTTGTATTTCGGATACAATGGATTACGCAGGCCTCTTTAGTCTTCACTTTGCTGATGCTGGGCTTTTTACCTGTCAACGGCATACTAACCGGGACAGGATTGGAGTCCCCTATTGTTAATTACAATCCAATGGAATTTATGGGGATCAGGGTACTTACGATTCCGGTTGAAGATGCAGTGTACGGATACACTCAGTTTTTGTGGGTTCTTTACTTTTTCAAAAAGTTTCAAAGTATGCCCCTAAAATCCAATCTATAA
- a CDS encoding MarR family winged helix-turn-helix transcriptional regulator, which yields MKYQLLKEIIGLVEEFEQENVDGIYSTDANGFKRWIVTKETDVLEEPNWDGKENGRSPESVISTLIVHMNRFAKSYSKAAIWESDFSTQEEFIYLITLRSFGEMTKMELIRRNIHEKPAGMAIINRLIKQGWIRQHDSKLDRRSKLLYITENGLSALDRQMGKIRHATQIVSGDLTYHEKITLISLLDKLSKFHQLIYDRNIAPEKLLEQVKL from the coding sequence ATGAAATATCAGCTTTTAAAAGAAATCATTGGATTAGTTGAAGAGTTTGAACAGGAAAACGTAGACGGAATCTATAGCACTGACGCAAATGGATTTAAACGTTGGATAGTAACAAAGGAAACCGATGTTCTCGAAGAACCCAATTGGGACGGTAAGGAAAATGGGCGTAGTCCGGAAAGTGTCATCAGCACGTTAATAGTGCATATGAATAGGTTCGCAAAAAGTTATTCAAAGGCTGCTATTTGGGAATCTGATTTTTCCACACAAGAGGAGTTTATCTATCTTATTACACTACGGTCCTTTGGTGAGATGACAAAAATGGAATTGATCAGAAGGAATATTCATGAAAAACCAGCCGGCATGGCCATTATAAACCGTTTGATCAAACAAGGTTGGATACGTCAACACGATTCAAAACTGGACCGCCGGAGTAAGTTGCTTTACATCACGGAAAATGGCTTGTCGGCATTGGACCGGCAAATGGGAAAAATACGTCATGCGACGCAGATTGTTTCAGGCGATTTGACCTACCACGAAAAAATAACATTGATAAGTTTATTGGATAAACTGAGCAAATTTCATCAATTAATCTATGATAGAAATATTGCACCGGAAAAATTGCTGGAGCAAGTGAAGTTATAA
- a CDS encoding phytoene desaturase family protein, which produces MKKKVAVIGAGFSGLSAAAYLAKAGYDVHVFEKHTQPGGRARQFSTTEGFKFDMGPSWYWMPDIIESFFSDFGCSTADFFELVSLNPQFEMIFDSGQVRVPESYQQLKLLFEQIEPGAGMQLDRFMEAAKFKYEVGMRDFVNKPCHNWGEFLSPKIALSAFKLDLLSNFRSYVAKYFNDQRLRTLMEFPVIFLGASPKDIPALYSLMNYGGYALGTHYPKGGFFQLVLAMQQVAERQGVTFHFDHNVDTLKIEKNKITSLGVNGVDYAFDLVVASADYHHIETLLTKELRNYDEDYWKSRTFAPSSLIYYLGMKSSIPNLTHHTLFFEHPLDDHIDCIYGEKKWPQNPLFYVCCPSKTDPHVAPAGSENLFLLMPLATAISDDDETREKYLIKMLERLEKHTGTKNLYEQITYKRSYCVSDFISDYNAYAGNAYGLANTLKQTAVWKPKIRNKKVHNLFYSGQLTVPGPGVPPSILSGKIVAKEAIELYRKT; this is translated from the coding sequence ATGAAAAAGAAGGTAGCCGTTATTGGCGCAGGTTTTTCGGGTCTTTCAGCGGCAGCGTATCTTGCTAAAGCAGGGTACGATGTGCATGTTTTTGAGAAACATACGCAGCCCGGTGGAAGGGCGAGACAATTCAGTACGACAGAAGGATTTAAATTTGATATGGGACCGAGCTGGTACTGGATGCCCGATATCATTGAGTCCTTTTTTTCGGATTTTGGATGCAGCACAGCTGATTTTTTTGAGCTTGTATCGCTCAATCCTCAATTTGAAATGATATTTGACTCCGGACAAGTTCGTGTTCCGGAATCCTATCAGCAATTAAAACTATTATTTGAACAGATCGAACCTGGGGCTGGTATGCAGTTAGATCGATTTATGGAAGCTGCAAAATTTAAGTATGAAGTGGGGATGCGGGATTTCGTCAATAAACCCTGTCATAATTGGGGCGAATTTCTCTCTCCAAAAATTGCACTTAGCGCTTTTAAGCTAGATTTGCTTTCCAATTTCCGATCCTATGTTGCCAAATATTTTAATGACCAACGATTGCGGACATTAATGGAATTTCCGGTCATATTTCTGGGCGCCTCACCCAAGGATATTCCGGCATTATATAGCCTGATGAACTACGGCGGTTACGCACTTGGCACTCATTATCCGAAAGGAGGTTTTTTTCAATTAGTACTGGCGATGCAGCAAGTAGCCGAGAGGCAAGGTGTCACTTTTCATTTCGATCATAATGTTGATACATTAAAAATTGAAAAGAATAAGATCACTTCATTAGGTGTTAATGGCGTAGATTACGCATTTGATCTTGTGGTTGCATCCGCTGATTATCATCATATCGAAACACTACTTACCAAGGAGTTGAGAAACTATGATGAAGATTATTGGAAGAGTAGGACCTTTGCCCCTTCGAGTTTGATATATTATCTGGGGATGAAATCCTCCATCCCAAATCTAACACACCACACACTGTTCTTTGAGCATCCGTTGGACGATCATATTGACTGTATATATGGTGAAAAAAAATGGCCCCAAAATCCACTGTTCTATGTATGTTGTCCATCCAAAACGGATCCTCATGTGGCTCCCGCAGGCAGTGAGAACCTCTTCTTGTTGATGCCGTTGGCGACAGCTATCTCAGACGATGATGAAACACGTGAAAAATACCTAATTAAGATGTTAGAGCGTTTGGAAAAGCATACTGGTACAAAAAACCTATACGAGCAGATTACATACAAGAGAAGTTACTGTGTAAGCGACTTTATCAGCGATTACAATGCTTACGCTGGAAATGCTTATGGGCTAGCCAATACATTAAAACAGACAGCGGTATGGAAACCCAAGATTAGAAATAAGAAAGTCCATAATCTTTTTTATTCAGGTCAGCTGACAGTTCCTGGTCCCGGAGTACCTCCATCCATCTTATCGGGGAAAATTGTTGCCAAAGAAGCCATTGAATTATATCGTAAAACATAA
- a CDS encoding beta-carotene hydroxylase, which yields MNFITVLVTFIAMEGATWLIHKYIMHGFLWMLHRDHHDHSNAGFLEKNDYFFIIFALPTIALMYFGSLKGYNYLFYIGLGIMLYGMAYFFVHDIFIHQRFKWLSKTNNPYFLALRRAHKQHHKHLGKEEGECFGFLYVPMKYFKMYTNNEKI from the coding sequence ATGAATTTTATTACAGTATTGGTCACTTTTATTGCTATGGAGGGCGCCACCTGGCTTATCCATAAATACATTATGCACGGCTTTCTCTGGATGTTACATCGCGATCACCATGATCACAGCAATGCGGGGTTTCTGGAAAAGAATGATTATTTTTTTATCATTTTTGCCCTTCCCACGATCGCGTTGATGTATTTCGGGTCGTTAAAGGGGTACAATTATCTGTTTTATATTGGATTGGGAATTATGCTCTATGGTATGGCATATTTCTTTGTGCATGATATATTTATCCATCAACGTTTCAAATGGTTGAGTAAAACGAATAACCCTTACTTTTTAGCGCTTCGTCGCGCCCATAAACAACATCATAAACATTTAGGCAAAGAGGAGGGCGAGTGTTTTGGCTTTTTATATGTTCCAATGAAATACTTTAAAATGTATACTAACAATGAAAAAATATGA
- a CDS encoding proline dehydrogenase family protein, giving the protein MEQLLIAGAAALRKAALNEDAKAYVLNNEVLYRFMKKAAERYIGGENLTETVEKVRISTNEGFKCSMEYMGESTRSIEEADKATDEFLKICHVINQKDLNSTVSLDLSHIGLEISEGLCYENLSKICEIAKGKEVIISAEGTERTDRILKLYQKASKEFSNLSITLQAYLYRTVDDFEAMCKERGRIRIVKGAFETAKGLSIPRGEELNEQYLYYVERLFSKGHLCSIATHHHEIQQEVKKLIEQLNPKKESYEFESLFGIQTEQLVKLKAEGYPTKLYFVYGHEWYLYLCNRLAEYPLNLFRALQDIVDSK; this is encoded by the coding sequence ATGGAACAGTTACTAATAGCTGGTGCTGCAGCACTAAGGAAAGCTGCATTAAATGAAGATGCTAAAGCATATGTTTTGAATAATGAGGTACTTTATCGATTCATGAAGAAAGCCGCCGAACGTTATATCGGCGGTGAAAACCTTACCGAAACCGTAGAAAAGGTACGAATTTCAACGAATGAAGGTTTTAAGTGTTCGATGGAGTATATGGGGGAAAGTACGCGATCTATTGAGGAAGCGGATAAAGCCACAGATGAATTTCTAAAGATCTGTCATGTAATAAATCAAAAGGACCTCAATTCAACAGTCTCGCTCGACCTTTCACATATTGGACTAGAGATCTCAGAAGGCCTATGTTATGAAAACCTTTCCAAAATATGCGAAATAGCAAAGGGAAAGGAAGTAATCATCAGTGCCGAAGGGACAGAAAGAACAGATAGAATCTTAAAACTCTATCAGAAAGCGTCAAAAGAATTCTCCAATCTTTCCATTACGCTACAGGCATATCTCTATCGAACGGTAGATGACTTTGAGGCCATGTGCAAAGAAAGGGGGCGTATTAGGATAGTAAAAGGAGCTTTTGAAACAGCCAAAGGTTTATCCATACCACGGGGAGAGGAGCTTAATGAACAGTATCTATATTATGTTGAAAGGTTATTTTCGAAAGGCCACTTATGTTCCATTGCAACACACCATCATGAAATTCAGCAGGAAGTAAAAAAACTAATTGAACAACTAAATCCTAAAAAGGAATCTTATGAGTTTGAAAGTTTATTTGGCATCCAAACAGAGCAGTTGGTAAAATTAAAAGCTGAGGGTTATCCTACGAAGCTGTATTTTGTATATGGTCATGAATGGTATCTCTATCTTTGCAACAGATTAGCCGAATATCCATTAAATTTATTTAGAGCCTTACAAGATATTGTTGATTCAAAGTGA